The following are from one region of the Neurospora crassa OR74A linkage group III, whole genome shotgun sequence genome:
- a CDS encoding epoxide hydrolase — translation MAASTADFPPKLTPHDPRVVSKTATINGKKYHYLFSAPLPPSDGSDASQPRGTVLLIHGWPDLSFGWRYQVPFLVSLGLRVIVPDLPGFGRSESPAELTAYSFKSVTHDLLELVESEVPGGRQQIEKEGGIIVGGHDWGGAVAWRFALWFPDVTRAVFSVCTPFWAPRAGEFVPLKQKVETVLPNFRYQLQLSGPEFEAQVKGEEKIRQFLSGMYGAKGPDGERVFTTEKGCLFENLPKMGKSPLLDEQEMDYYVKEVAGNDGGSMRGGLNWYRTSEVNYEDERELLKQLEKRGKNANGEKIVEPPALFVLATRDAALPPAMAQGMERFFDKKLMRREVEASHWALWEQPVKVNQAIAEFLGGVLTEGDAKL, via the coding sequence ATGGCTGCATCCACCGCAGACTTCCCTCCCAAACTCACCCCCCACGACCCCCGCGTCGTCTCCAAAACCGCCACCATCAACGGCAAGAAATACCACTACCTCTTCTCcgcccctctccctccttccgaTGGCAGCGACGCCTCCCAACCCCGCGGAaccgtcctcctcatccacgGCTGGCCCGACCTTTCCTTCGGCTGGCGCTACCAAGTACCCTTCCTTGTATCTCTCGGTCTACGCGTCATTGTCCCTGACCTGCCCGGCTTCGGCCGGTCTGAGTCGCCCGCGGAGCTGACCGCCTACTCGTTCAAGTCCGTCACCCACGACCTGCTCGAGCTGGTGGAGAGCGAAGTCCCCGGTGGGCGTCAGCAGATTGAGAAGGAAGGCGGGATCATTGTGGGTGGACACGACTGGGGCGGCGCCGTGGCCTGGCGGTTTGCGCTCTGGTTTCCCGACGTGACGCGGGCCGTGTTCTCCGTCTGCACGCCCTTCTGGGCGCCGAGGGCGGGCGAGTTCGTCCCGCTGAAGCAAAAGGTCGAGACGGTGCTGCCGAATTTCCGCTATCAGCTGCAGTTGTCCGGGCCCGAGTTTGAAGCACAGgtaaagggggaggagaagatcaGGCAGTTCTTGAGTGGCATGTATGGCGCCAAGGGACCGGATGGGGAGCGCGTGTTCACGACGGAGAAGGGCTGTTTGTTTGAAAACTTGCCCAAGATGGGCAAGAGCCCGTTGTTGGATGAGCAGGAGATGGATTACTATGTGAAGGAGGTGGCGGGCAATGATGGGGGAAGCATGAGGGGAGGTCTGAATTGGTATAGGACCAGCGAGGTGAACTATGAGGATGAGAGGGAGCTGTTGAAGCagttggagaagagggggaagaaCGCAAACGGGGAGAAGATTGTGGAGCCGCCGGCGCTGTTTGTTCTGGCCACGAGGGATGCGGCCTTGCCGCCGGCGATGGCCCAAGGCATGGAGAGGTTCTTCGACAAGAAGCTGATGAGGAGAGAGGTGGAGGCTAGCCATTGGGCATTGTGGGAGCAGCCGGTCAAGGTGAACCAGGCTATTGCCGAGTTTTTGGGTGGTGTGTTGACTGAGGGGGATGCGAAGCTTTGA
- a CDS encoding cript family protein, with protein sequence MGLAASTGHHGNNAPADTTSTCRRCCALTSFITNLNHVELSHQPSTKACSPLQPRNIGETPEKKYIPDMVCAKCQKKEKTTLVTPAVKKKSEMYYGSPAAATSSSSSSATGPKKSATLGNTGVTKSKLLSKAAQNPYAQYSSTCTRCKAKVSQGHTFCNKCAYRANSCAICGKPNKTTTAGAPLVNGQKFTLK encoded by the exons ATGGGCTTGGCGGCCAGTACAGGGCACCATGGTAACAACGCCCCAGCGGACACCACCTCAACTTGCCGCCGCTGTTGTGCTCTGACCTCATTCATCACCAACTTGAACCACGTAGAGCTATCTCATCAACCGTCAACAAAAGCTTGCTCACCACTTCAACCAAGGAATATAGGAGAGACGCCCGAAAAGAAATATATCCCCGACATGGTTTGCGCAAAGTgccaaaagaaggaaaagacgacCCTCGTCACGCCGGcggtcaagaagaagagtgaGATGTACTATGGctccccagcagcagcaacatcgtcatcatcgagcTCGGCCACGGGACCCAAAAAGTCGGCAACTCTGGGCAACACAGGAGTGACAAAG AGCAAACTGCTGTCCAAGGCGGCTCAGAACCCCTATGCTCAATACTCCAGCACTTGTACGCGCTGCAAGGCAAAAGTATCACAAGGCCACACCTTTTGCAATAAATGCGCGTACCGCGCCAACT CCTGCGCAATCTGTGGCAAGCCCAACAAAACCACTACTGCCGGAGCACCCCTTGTGAACGGCCAGAAGTTCACCTTGAAGTGA